The nucleotide sequence GGGTTCGTCTTGTTTCTTTGGTTATTATTCCTAGAACACATCTATATGCTATCCAAGCAACTATTAGTACAATTATAAACAGCAACACATATTGCAACATTGACGATACCCAACCAGAAACCTGAAGCCCCATTGAATCTAACAAGGCTCCTATCCAATTGTGCTGGGCCTCCTTTTCGATTTCTTTTGTTCCAGATTCGACTATTTCTAGTTGAGAGATGTCTTTTTCTACTTCTACCGTTACATTTGGGATATGGATGCAGCAGTGAtcaattcttttatttaaatacccACAAACTCCATGTTCTTTCAATAGCAGCATGTCTAGAGCCATTCTATTTTGGAGTGTCATACGAGAAGTAGCCTGCAATTGTAGGTTCAAATCTTTGAATCCTCTCCTAGTTGCTAATGCCAATCTCTCTGTTTGTCCCAGTAACTTAAACAACATTTCTCTGTTTCTATATGTGGCTACTGGTGCAAATAATGATTCTAGTGCCCATCCAAATTTCACTCCGCTGTCTGGTTCATGCCATTGGTCTTCATCTCCTAACAAATTCAAATCatcaatttctctctttttcctagTCCCTGATGCTTTTAACTTAGACTGTTTCCACAAAGGGCATAACGTTGGCACCCCTAAAGTTACTTGTGTCACTGGTCCGTCCAAAGGGAGATGAGTAGTCCATTGTCCATGTCCCATTACCCATACTAAATTTCCCGGACTTCTGAGTGTAGTCGTCCTACAGGAGACCCTTCCATAAAATCCGTTCATAAGGGGTTTACCGGGTATTGTGTGATTGTATTTCCTACATTCACATCCCCATTTCAAAAGGACCCTTACTGGCACTAGGCTAATTTGATCCCCTGGAGTATCGCATGTATAAACTTCTGTACAATTCCAGTTCTCTTTCGCTATCACCTTCTCCCTAGTAGAGGTATTTATCTCTGATACTTCTGCATGTGATTGGTTTTTACTTCCTGTCCACCGTACACACCAATCAACAGGCCCGATATAACTATAGTGTTCCAGTAAACTTGGACCCCATATAGCTTCCCAGTGGTCCCATAAAGGTTGTTCTTGTGTCATATTTTGACACCGTATTTCCCGAgataattgttttttcttaatttgttgTTCCTGTTTCTTAAAACACCAACCATAATTTCCTAATCCTCCATACAGTCCCGGTTTTGGTTCGTATCTGCCTCCTTTTTCCCGACAATCCCAGATTGACGAATATTTCCACAAAGGGGAATAACCTTCCTTAATTTCTACTACCTCCTTCTCTACGTTTTCTACCTGACACATGACCGTAATGTTTTCTTGTATTGTTGGGGGCATTGGGACCGGAACCACTCCCCATTGGATAGGCTCTCCAGCGGCCTGGGGGAGTGGCAGGCATGCCGTAATTTGTGAGACATTTTGTACTGTACCAAAATCTCTGATCAGTCCCACTATCAGGTTCTCTTGTTTTTGCTCATTTTGAGTGGtaatattaatttctcttacTCTTCTCGGTTGCCCTCGAGTTAGTGAGACTATCGTTCTTGAATGTCCCCACCAGGAGTCTTTGCTAATCCAGCACCAATAATATCCCTCGTCCTCCGGCTGTACGTCCCTAATTATAAGGACTATAGTTTGATCTGATCGTTTCTCCTTGcgatattttccttctttgtcccGAATATTGTTTCCCCCAAACCACCATCCATATTCGATAAACTGTACATCTTTCTCTACCTTACAGACTAAGATAACTGCCATGCCTTGCACTGCTCGAAAAATTCCATGTGTTGCCTTGATCCTTTCCCCCAAATGTGCCCTAGCTATTGATGATCGAATGCCATAGTCTGCATCTATTCCACATGTAACTAGACACAGATACCGCCCTTCGTCTATGCCTTGTTTAGGATCTGAGATATTTAGCCACCCAATTCCTTTGTCCCATAATTTCCACCAACTCACTCCCTGGTCAATTCGTTCCCAcatttgttgttgttctttccACCACTTAACTTTCACTTCTTGTTTGCATGCCTCTGTTAGAGTGAATGGGCAATTAAGCTTTAACGGGGGACCGTCCCACATGTCTTGGATAGCGGATGTTGGCCTGACTGACACTGATTCCTGAGAAATAGTTCCTTCCCGTAATCTCCAAGATACCACcctcaatttaattttcttatagTCAAAACTACGTCTAATTTGCACTATACACATATAAACCTCCATATCTTCTCCAGTTACTTGCTTCAATTGTAGTGTGGTATTCCCTTTTTGTGCATCCCTATCCCAAATAGTAGTAAAACTTGCCTTGGGGTACCCAGCTCCTTGTTTCCAGAATACTCGTAAATCTCGGGCTTCAGCTTTCTGGTCATTGGCAATAGCACAGGTCAAATTCACATCCATCCCTTCCATGATTCCAACAACAGGTTCTGAAACAGTGACAACCACAAAACCTTGAGTAGGTATCAATTTCATCATCACCAGTAACAGAATGATTAAGAATGCGGCTTTGCGCGAAATATCATTCGCGTCGGGGAGACCATCTGAGTCTCCCATTGTGTTGGAATTTTCTTGACTCGAGTGTAGTGGATCCAGGTGTCGATTCCCGCCACCTTTATTGCTGTGTAGGTCGTCAGGATCACTTGGTAGGGGCCATCCCATGTTTCCTTCAGTGGATCCGTGAACCAATTTTTCACATACACTCGGTCACCAGGTTGGATGTCATGGACTGGATTCTCCAGTGGTAGGGGTCGGTTCCACTGCAGGGCTCCCCGTAGGCTGTTGAGAGTTCTGTTTAGTGACATTACATAATTAAATATCACTTGGTCCCCTTGTACATGTAGATCTCCCTTTAGTACGGTAGCATGATAAGGTTTCCCATATAGAATCTCATAAGGACTTACCCCCAACCTCTCCCTGGGCTTTATCCTGATTCGCAACAAAGCTAATGGTAATGCTTGCGGCCATTGCATTTTAGCTTCCTGGCAAATTTTCTTGATTTGCCCTTTCAGTGTTTGATTCATTCTTTCAACCTGACCACTTGATTGAGGTCGCCAAGGTGTATGCAAGTCCCAGGATATGTCCAACATCCTAGCTACTGTTTGCACAATCCCAGCTATAAAATGTGGACCTCTATCCGACGACAACCCTAGAGGTACCCCGAACCTGGGAATGATTTCTTTAAGCAGTGTCCTAACCACTTCCTTAGCCTGATTTGTCCTACAGGGGTAAGCTTCTGGCCATCCTGAAAAGGTACAGACATACACTATCATGTACTtgaaattttgtgcttttggtAACTCAGAAAAATCTACTTGCCAATAGTCTCCCGGTTCCGGTCCTACCTGCAGTTTCCCTAGTTGAATTTGTTTCCTGACAATGggttatttttcaaacagaCTGGGCACATTGCATTCACCCGTTTTGCAAGTGTTAACATCTGGTTTGAAACTATTTCTCTCCTTAAGAATTTTACGAGCATCTCTGCACCCCAATGGCATTTGTTATGTTCTGTTTCCAAGAtgactttcattatttttgctgGTACCACGACCTGTCCCGTTGTTGTTACATACCATCCAGTCATGTTCTTTTGTGCATTCAATAACATTGCCAACTTCTCATCGTCTATTGAATATTTAGGTGCCTGGTTTAGGTAGGGATTTACTGGGCTTACCTTGACTGGTATCAATGCCATCTGAGTCCATACCTCTCGAGCCACCTTTCGAGCTGTCACATCAGCCAAATCATTTCCTTGgtaaatttttccttcctcctttcgATGTCCTCTCACATGCATTACCGCAACCTTTTTCGGTCTGTGTACTGCTTCCAGCAAAGCTAAGATTTCTTCTTTGTACTTGATAGATGTTCCCTGTGAACTGAGTAGTCCTCTCTCCTTCCACAATGCCCCATGTACATGGATTACCCCGAAGGCATATTTAGAGTCAGtccaaatatttacttttgttCCAGTACTGAGGACTAGGGCTCGTGTAAGCCCAATTATTTCTGCCCTCTGGGCTGAGGTACCAGGAGGTAAAGCTTTTGCCTCTACAATCGTATGAACAGTTACCACGGCATACCCTGCATACCTGGTACCATTCTCCACGTAACTTGATCCGTCCGTGAACAGTTCCCAGTCTGGATCTTCCATCGGTGTGTCTTTAAGATCTATCCGACTAGCGTATACCTGCTCGATGACCTCCACACAATCATGCGCCaattctccctcctcctgttcACTGCGGAGAAATTCTGCTGGATTAATATGATTAGTTATTTTCAATTCTACATCATCCTGCTCTCTCAATATTGCTTGGTACTGCAGCATTCGGCTAGATGATAACCAGTGACCCCCCTTTTGTTCCAAAACAGCCAGTACCATATGGGGTACAAATACCTCCATTTTCTTGCCCATCGTCAATTTTCTGGCTTCTTGAATGAGGATCACCGTGGCCGTAACTGCCCGCAAGCATGACGGCCAACCAGCACTGACAGTGTCCAGCTGCTTCGAGAAGTATCCCACCGGGCGTTTCCATGACCCAATCCGTTGGGTTAGTACTCCCAGAGCCagcttttgtctttcatttacATACAACTGAAAGTCCTTGCTCAAATCCGGGAGCCCTAAAGCCGGGGCCTCCTTCAGGGCTTGTTTTAAGTTTTGGAAAGCATTCTTCCTTGACCTGTCCCAGTTCAGCTGTGGTTCCTTCAGGGCCTCATACAATGGTTTCGCTAGTAACCCGAAATTTGGAATCCACAATCGACACCATCCTACCATCCCCAAGAAAGATCTTAATTCTTGGTGACTTCTCGGGAGCGGGATGGCACAAATGGCCTCCACTCGGTTGATTCCCAACCGTCTCTGACCCTGAATGATTTCACAACCCAGGTAAATCACACTTTCCTTTAtcagctgtgctttttcttttgatactcgatatccagcctggcccagcatATTCAGCAATGCTATGGTGAGTTTTAAACAcagttctttctcttctgtggctAGAAAGATATCATCGACATACTGTAAAATCACGTATGAGAACGGCGAGTCTCTTACCTCAGTCATCTTCCATTCTTCCAATTCTTTTGCCAACTGATTCCCAAATATCGTCGGACTGTTCTTGTAGCCTTGGGGTAATCTCGTCCAGGTGAGTTGCTTCTTGCGACCGGTGTCTGGGCTTTCCCATTCGAAGGCGAAATATTTCCTACTTTGCAATGCCAGGGGAATGCAGAAGAATGCATCCTTCAAATCAATTACAGTAAACCATTTAAACTTTTCAGACACAGATGTTAACAAAGTATATGGATTTGCAACCACTGGGTGAATATCCTTAACAATGTTATTAATTGCCCGTAAATCCTGTACCAATCTATACTTACCATTAGGTTTCTTTACGGGAAAAATGGGGGTGTTGTATTCTGATTCACATTCT is from Serinus canaria isolate serCan28SL12 chromosome 3, serCan2020, whole genome shotgun sequence and encodes:
- the LOC127059480 gene encoding uncharacterized protein LOC127059480 gives rise to the protein MGWPLPSDPDDLHSNKGGGNRHLDPLHSSQENSNTMGDSDGLPDANDISRKAAFLIILLLVMMKLIPTQGFVVVTVSEPVVGIMEGMDVNLTCAIANDQKAEARDLRVFWKQGAGYPKASFTTIWDRDAQKGNTTLQLKQVTGEDMEVYMCIVQIRRSFDYKKIKLRVVSWRLREGTISQESVSVRPTSAIQDMWDGPPLKLNCPFTLTEACKQEVKVKWWKEQQQMWERIDQGVSWWKLWDKGIGWLNISDPKQGIDEGRYLCLVTCGIDADYGIRSSIARAHLGERIKATHGIFRAVQGMAVILVCKVEKDVQFIEYGWWFGGNNIRDKEGKYRKEKRSDQTIVLIIRDVQPEDEGYYWCWISKDSWWGHSRTIVSLTRGQPRRVREINITTQNEQKQENLIVGLIRDFGTVQNVSQITACLPLPQAAGEPIQWGVVPVPMPPTIQENITVMCQVENVEKEVVEIKEGYSPLWKYSSIWDCREKGGRYEPKPGLYGGLGNYGWCFKKQEQQIKKKQLSREIRCQNMTQEQPLWDHWEAIWGPSLLEHYSYIGPVDWCVRWTGSKNQSHAEVSEINTSTREKVIAKENWNCTEVYTCDTPGDQISLVPVRVLLKWGCECRKYNHTIPGKPLMNGFYGRVSCRTTTLRSPGNLVWVMGHGQWTTHLPLDGPVTQVTLGVPTLCPLWKQSKLKASGTRKKREIDDLNLLGDEDQWHEPDSGVKFGWALESLFAPVATYRNREMLFKLLGQTERLALATRRGFKDLNLQLQATSRMTLQNRMALDMLLLKEHGVCGYLNKRIDHCCIHIPNVTVEVEKDISQLEIVESGTKEIEKEAQHNWIGALLDSMGLQVSGWVSSMLQYVLLFIIVLIVAWIAYRCVLGIITKETRRTRRLVKAIGRNHGFGVPPPKYEEVALPRRTEARRTEAEG